A region of the Microbulbifer pacificus genome:
TGGTTTCGATTTTTCTACGTGCCGCTTTTTTGCACAGCACAAGCTGCCTATAATGTGCGCCCGGATTTTTGCGTGGACGAATGGCCACGGTTGGCCTGTATGCAGCCGTGCCTACACCTATCGCCTGCATCGCAAAGGCAACCGGCGCCTGACCTAACCTGGCACTTTTACCTGCGGCACCTGGGCCATTGAGCTGAACCTTATGGAATACCCCACACAATATGATGTGATCGTAATTGGCGGCGGACACGCTGGCACCGAGGCGTGCCTGGCGGCGGCGCGCATGGGGAGTCGTACCCTGCTGCTGACGCACAATATCGAGACGCTCGGGCAGATGTCCTGCAACCCGGCTATCGGCGGTATCGGCAAAAGCCATTTGGTGAAGGAAGTGGACGCCCTCGGTGGCGCCATGGCCACTGCCACCGATTTCGGGGGTATCCAGTTCCGCGTGCTGAATGCCCGCAAAGGGCCGGCGGTGCGCGCCACCCGCGCCCAGGCCGATCGCGCCCTGTACAAGGCAGCGATCCGCAACATCCTTGAAAACCAGCCGAACCTGGATATCTTCCAGCAGGCCGCGGACGACCTGATCGTCGAGAATGAACGTGTCACCGGTGTGGTGACCAACGCCGGCATCCGCTTCCGCGGCAAAACCGTAGTGATTACCGCCGGTACCTTCCTCGGTGGCCGCATCCATATCGGCCTGGAAAACCATTCGGGTGGTCGCGCCGGCGATCCCCCCTCCATCGCCCTGGCCCAGCGCCTGCGCGCGCTGCCGTTCCGCGTGGAGCGCCTGAAGACCGGTACCCCGCCGCGTATCGATGCGCGCTCGGTAGATTTCACCGGGCTGGAGGAGCAGTGGGGCGACGAACCAATTCCGGTAATGTCCTATCTGGGCAATCGCGCCCAGCACCCGCGCCAGGTGTGCTGCTGGATCACCCACACGAACGAATCCACCCACGACATCATCCGCGGCGGCCTCGACCGCTCGCCGATGTATTCCGGCGTGATCGAAGGCATCGGCCCGCGCTACTGCCCCTCCATCGAGGACAAGGTGCATCGTTTCGCGGACAAGAACAGCCACCAGATCTTTATCGAACCCGAAGGGCTCAGCACCCACGAGCTGTACCCCAATGGCATCTCCACCAGCCTGCCGTTCGATGTGCAGATGAACCTGGTGCGCTCGATCAAGGGGTTTGAAAACGCGCATATCACCCGCCCGGGCTACGCCATCGAATACGACTTCTTCGACCCGCGGGACCTTCTGCCGTCGCTTGAAACCAAATTCATTGCAGGCCTGTTCTTCGCCGGTCAGATCAATGGCACCACCGGCTACGAAGAGGCCGCCGCCCAGGGGTTGCTGGCGGGCGCCAACGCCGCGCTCAACGCGCAGGACCGGGACGCATGGTCGCCCCGTCGTGACGAGGCCTACCTGGGCGTACTGGTGGACGACCTGATCACCTCCGGCACCAAAGAGCCCTACCGCATGTTCACCAGCCGCGCGGAATACCGCCTGCTGCTGCGCGAGGACAATGCGGACCTGCGCCTGACCGAAAAGGGGCGCGAGCTGGGTCTGGTGGACGACGTGCGCTGGCAGGCTTTCTGCGACAAGCGCGAGTCTATCGAGCGCGAACAGCAGCGCCTGAAAGACACCTGGGTTCAGCCCGGCACCGACGCCGCCCAACTTGTCGAGCAGAAACTACCGCAGGCACTGGCACGCGAGTACAGCCTGATGGACCTGCTGAAGCGTCCCGAGCTCGAATACCAGGACGTGGCAAGCCTCAAGGGGGAGCCCGTCAGCGACGAACAGGTGGCTGAGCAGGTGGAAATTTCCGCCAAATACGCCGGTTACATCGACCGTCAGCGCGATGAAATCGAGCGCCTGCAGGCCTATGAAGACACTCCCCTGCCGGTTGATTTTGACTACGCCGCAGTTTCCGGGCTTTCCAATGAAGTGATTCAGAAGCTCTCCGATGCGCGCCCGGATACTCTGGCGCGCGCCGGACGGGTGCCGGGAGTGACCCCGGCGGCGGTATCGCTGCTGCTGATCCAGCTGAAGAAGCGCGGCCTGCTGACCCGCAAAAAGGCGGTTTGAGTCGATGGAACATTTCCGCCCCCGCCTGAACCAGGCCGCCGAGCAACTGAACCTGAATCTGACACGGGAACAGCAGGACCAGCTGCTGGCCTATCTGGACCTGTTCGCCCGCTGGAACGCCGCTTACAACCTATCGGCCGTGCGCGACCCGGCGGAAATGCTCGAGCGCCACATCATCGACAGCCTGAGCGTGGTGAACCTGTGTGGCACCAGCGCCGACGACCAGTCCCCGCTGATCGATGTCGGCTCCGGCGGCGGCCTACCCGGGATTCCCCTGGCGATCATGCACCCGCAGCGACCGATCAGCCTGCTGGACAGCAATGGCAAGAAATCCCGCTTCCAGTTTCAGGTCGCCAGCCAGCTGAAGCTCGACAATATCAATGTCGTCAACCAGCGCGTCGAGGCATACCGGCCGGAACAGCTCTACGCCGGTGTCGTATCCCGCGCGTTTGCCTCCCTGCAGGACATGATTACCGGCAGTGAACACCTGCTCGCTCCCGGCGGCAGGTTTTATGCGATGAAAGGCAAGCTCCCGGAAGATGAGTTGAGTGCATTGCCAAAAGAGATTAAGGTCGACGAACTGCACACCTTGCAAGTGCCAGGCTGCGATGCAGAGCGCCATCTGATCGTCCTCTCCCGCGCGGAGTGAACCGGCCATGCGCCGGCGGATTCCCCGGAATGTACCGTCAGGCGTCATCGACCAAGAACGTGAAATAGAAACGTGTATTCAACACCAGCGCACCGGGCCGACATTCGCCAGTGCGCTTAGCTGCCGCGTCTTCCGGTGCATCCGGCCTAGCGGCGAGCCCGGCCGTGCAGAGGAAGCTGCGCCGTCGGGAATAACAGGACCAGAACCTTGAGCAAGATTTTTGCGGTAGCGAACCAGAAAGGCGGTGTCGGAAAAACCACCACCTGCGTCAACCTCTCGGCCTCACTTGTCGCCAACAAGAGACGGGTGCTGCTGATCGACCTCGACCCCCAGGGTAATGCCACCATGGGCAGCGGTGTCGACAAGAGCGACCTGCAACTCTCCAGTTACGATGTGCTCGCCAGCCTGCTGCCGCCGCGCAAGGCCATTGTCCCCACGTCCAGCGGCTACGACCTGATGCCGGCGAATATCGACCTGACCGCCGCCGAAGTGGAGTTGTTGGAAATGGACGGTCGCGAATCCCGCCTGCGCCAGGCGCTGGTGGAGATCCGTGACGATTACGACTACATCATCATCGACTGCCCACCGTCCCTGAACATGCTCACGGTCAATGCGCTGTGCGCCGCCGGCGGTGTGCTGATCCCCATGCAGTGCGAGTACTACGCGCTGGAGGGGCTCTCGGCGCTGATCGACACCATCACCCAGATCCAGAAGGCGGCGAATCCCAGCCTCAAGATCGAAGGCATCCTGCGCACCATGTACGACCCGCGCAACAGCCTCACTGGCGACGTGTCCGACCAGTTGAACCAATACTTTGGCGACCGCCTCTACCGCACCTGCATTCCCCGCAACGTGCGCCTGGCGGAAGCCCCCAGCTTCGGCAAGCCGGCGCTGGAGTACGACCGCAGCTCCAAGGGCGCCATCGCCTATCTCGCCCTTGCCGGCGAGATCACCCGCCGCGAAAGTACGCTCAAGCACGATAATCACAACAGTGGTCCCCGCACCGTAGCGGAAGCGGTTTAAGACCGAGGTAAAAGACTTATGGCCGCGAAACGCAAAGGCCTCGGGAAAGGACTTTCCCACCTGATCAGCAACAATGTCAGCGAGGCCATTGCCGTCGCCACCGGCGAGCGCCAGGGCGATATCGTCGAGCGCGTGGACGGGGAACTGAAAGAGCTTCCGATCGAATTCCTGCAGCGCGGCCGCTATCAGCCACGCCGCGACTTCCCGCAGGAATCCCTGCAGGAACTGGCGGATTCCATCCGCGCCCAGGGCATCATGCAGCCGATCGTGGTGCGCCCCATCGGTGAGCACAAATACGAAATCATCGCCGGTGAGCGCCGCTGGCGCGCCGCTCAGCTGGCGGAGCTGGACAAGGTCCCGGCGCTGATCCGCGACGTCTCCGACGAAGCCGCTATCGCCATGGCGCTGATCGAGAACATCCAGCGCGAAGACCTCAACCCGGTCGAGGAGGCCGTCGCCCTCAAGCGCCTGCAGGACGAATTTGAACTCACCCAGCAGCAGGTGGCGGAAGCGGTGGGTAAATCCCGCACCGCGGTTACCAACCTGATGCGCCTGCTCACGCTCACCGATGAGGTGCGGACCTTTCTGGAGCGCGGCGACATCGAGACCGGTCATGCCAAGGCCCTGCTGGGGCTGGCCGGTGACGAGCAGCGTGAGGCGGCACGCATGGTGGTGGATCGCGGACTGACCGTGCGTCAGACCGAGGCCCTGGTGCGTCGCTTCCAGGAGCAGGCGGGCAAACCCAAGGCGAAAAAGCTGGAAGTTGACCCGAATATCCGCCGTCTGACCGAGCGTCTGGCAGAAAAAATCGGAGTGCCGGTCAGCATCGATCACGGCGAAAAAGGTGCCGGCAAACTGGTGCTCAAGTACACCAGTCTCGATGAACTGGATGGGATTCTTGCCCACCTGGGGTACAGCGAAGACTGAGCTCCCTTCGCGGCAAACGTTACTGCTGCAACGGTTTCGTAATAAATCTGCAATTCCAATGCAGAATGTTGCACCAAATTGAGGCGCCACTTTGGCGCCTCAATTGCGTTATGGCGTCGAAATTCGAGATTGTTAGTGTGCGCTCACTATCGCGATCTTCTGTAGTAAAAGACCGCGAACGCCACACCATCTGACGGGATTTGCCAGTTGAATCGGCGGCCCTGTTCCGACATAATTCGCACGCCCAAAATTTGGGCGGAAACTAGAAACTGGCTGGCCCGTTCCCGCCTATGCGCAATCCCCCGGTAGTCAAGATTTCGCTGATTCAGCTGGCAGTAGTGTTGTTGGCTGCGCTGGCGCTCGAATTGACACAGGGGCGTATTGTTGCCATCTCCGCCCTGTTCGGTGGCCTACTCTGTGTGCTGCCGAATTTGTATTTTGGCCTGCGCGCGTTTGAGCTGCTGGGAAGAGGCGCTGACCTGCTGAAAGGTCGCCGCCAGCTGCGCGGCGCGCGCGCAAGCCAGCGCACGGTAGCCAGTTTCTACCGCGCCGAAACCGGCAAGTTTGTGCTGACCCTGGCGGGATTTGCGGCAGTGTTCGCCACCGTCAAACCGCTCAATCCAGCGGTGTTGTTTGTCAGCTACGGCTTGTGCGTGATTTTGCAATGGATTCTCGTGGCGCGCCTGCATGCAACCAAGTAGCGGCGGCCGCGGAACCCCTGAAGAGTGACTGCGCAGAGACAAGGGCATGTGAAGTGATTGCCCGCGCAGACAGGGGTTCCCGAAAAGTTTTTTATCTTAGAACGTGTTGAGGAACTATGGCTGCCGAACAAACCGCGACGGGTTATATCCAGCACCACCTGCAAAATCTTGCGTACGGTAAACTTCCCGCGGGTTATACCCGTGCCGACGGTAGTGTGCTGACCGACTCCACCTGGACCATTGCCCACAGCAGTCAGGAAGCTGCCGACATGGGCTTCTGGGCCGTTCACCTGGACACCCTGGGCTGGTCCATCGGTCTCGGTCTGCTTTTCTGTTTCCTGTTTGCCCGCGCGGCCAAGAATGCCACCGCCGGCGTACCCTCCGGTTTCCAGAGCTTTGTCGAGCTGGTTACCGAATTCATCGACAAGCTGGTTCGCGAAACCTTCCCACACACCAATCGCATGGTCGCCCCCATGGCGC
Encoded here:
- the mnmG gene encoding tRNA uridine-5-carboxymethylaminomethyl(34) synthesis enzyme MnmG, with the translated sequence MEYPTQYDVIVIGGGHAGTEACLAAARMGSRTLLLTHNIETLGQMSCNPAIGGIGKSHLVKEVDALGGAMATATDFGGIQFRVLNARKGPAVRATRAQADRALYKAAIRNILENQPNLDIFQQAADDLIVENERVTGVVTNAGIRFRGKTVVITAGTFLGGRIHIGLENHSGGRAGDPPSIALAQRLRALPFRVERLKTGTPPRIDARSVDFTGLEEQWGDEPIPVMSYLGNRAQHPRQVCCWITHTNESTHDIIRGGLDRSPMYSGVIEGIGPRYCPSIEDKVHRFADKNSHQIFIEPEGLSTHELYPNGISTSLPFDVQMNLVRSIKGFENAHITRPGYAIEYDFFDPRDLLPSLETKFIAGLFFAGQINGTTGYEEAAAQGLLAGANAALNAQDRDAWSPRRDEAYLGVLVDDLITSGTKEPYRMFTSRAEYRLLLREDNADLRLTEKGRELGLVDDVRWQAFCDKRESIEREQQRLKDTWVQPGTDAAQLVEQKLPQALAREYSLMDLLKRPELEYQDVASLKGEPVSDEQVAEQVEISAKYAGYIDRQRDEIERLQAYEDTPLPVDFDYAAVSGLSNEVIQKLSDARPDTLARAGRVPGVTPAAVSLLLIQLKKRGLLTRKKAV
- the rsmG gene encoding 16S rRNA (guanine(527)-N(7))-methyltransferase RsmG gives rise to the protein MEHFRPRLNQAAEQLNLNLTREQQDQLLAYLDLFARWNAAYNLSAVRDPAEMLERHIIDSLSVVNLCGTSADDQSPLIDVGSGGGLPGIPLAIMHPQRPISLLDSNGKKSRFQFQVASQLKLDNINVVNQRVEAYRPEQLYAGVVSRAFASLQDMITGSEHLLAPGGRFYAMKGKLPEDELSALPKEIKVDELHTLQVPGCDAERHLIVLSRAE
- a CDS encoding ParA family protein, with the protein product MSKIFAVANQKGGVGKTTTCVNLSASLVANKRRVLLIDLDPQGNATMGSGVDKSDLQLSSYDVLASLLPPRKAIVPTSSGYDLMPANIDLTAAEVELLEMDGRESRLRQALVEIRDDYDYIIIDCPPSLNMLTVNALCAAGGVLIPMQCEYYALEGLSALIDTITQIQKAANPSLKIEGILRTMYDPRNSLTGDVSDQLNQYFGDRLYRTCIPRNVRLAEAPSFGKPALEYDRSSKGAIAYLALAGEITRRESTLKHDNHNSGPRTVAEAV
- a CDS encoding ParB/RepB/Spo0J family partition protein — protein: MAAKRKGLGKGLSHLISNNVSEAIAVATGERQGDIVERVDGELKELPIEFLQRGRYQPRRDFPQESLQELADSIRAQGIMQPIVVRPIGEHKYEIIAGERRWRAAQLAELDKVPALIRDVSDEAAIAMALIENIQREDLNPVEEAVALKRLQDEFELTQQQVAEAVGKSRTAVTNLMRLLTLTDEVRTFLERGDIETGHAKALLGLAGDEQREAARMVVDRGLTVRQTEALVRRFQEQAGKPKAKKLEVDPNIRRLTERLAEKIGVPVSIDHGEKGAGKLVLKYTSLDELDGILAHLGYSED
- a CDS encoding ATP synthase subunit I, which produces MRNPPVVKISLIQLAVVLLAALALELTQGRIVAISALFGGLLCVLPNLYFGLRAFELLGRGADLLKGRRQLRGARASQRTVASFYRAETGKFVLTLAGFAAVFATVKPLNPAVLFVSYGLCVILQWILVARLHATK